The following proteins are encoded in a genomic region of Alnus glutinosa chromosome 8, dhAlnGlut1.1, whole genome shotgun sequence:
- the LOC133875718 gene encoding uncharacterized protein LOC133875718 produces MENSYGSSRKAKEDVSLEELRDRLAEFAEVRGWDQHHSPRNLLLALVGEVGELSEIFQWKGEVERGLPNWSSDDKEHLEEELSDVLLYLVRLADVCGLDLGQAALTKIVKNARKYPIINQTATSTLK; encoded by the exons ATGGAGAACTCTTATGGGTCTTCACGAAAAGCAAAGGAGGATGTTTCTCTCGAAGAACTTAGAGACAGGCTTGCTGAGTTCGCTGAAGTGAGAGGATGGGATCAACATCACAGTCCTAGAAATCTCCTTTTAGCACTA GTGGGAGAGGTGGGAGAGCTGTCTGAGATATTCCAGTGGAAGGGAGAAGTGGAAAGGGGACTACCCAACTGGAGTTCTGATGATAAGGAGCATTTAGAAGAAGAGCTCTCAGACGTTCTGCTCTATCTAGTGCGTCTTGCTGATGTTTGTGGGCTTGATCTTGGCCAAGCGGCCCTGACAAAAATAGTCAAGAATGCTCGAAAGTACCCTATTATTAATCAAACAGCAACTTCCACTCTCAAATAG